Part of the Halalkalibacter krulwichiae genome is shown below.
CCAGAATTCCCCACATAACCAATAATCGTAGCTCCATTTACTTTTGTACCTACTTGTATATCTGCAGGTATATCATGTAAGTGCGCGAAACGATTCATGACACCACCTTCATATTGAACCCACACTTGTCTACCTCTTAGTTTGTCAAATATATACTCTGGTGTTTCTCCTATTTCTGCCGCATAGGATAAATCTTTCTCTCTCTCTTCAGCTGAATGGTACTCAACAAAGTTATGATCTGCACGAACAACAACCCCTTCACCCATTGCATATACCGGTGTATCTGTAGAGATCCCTCCACCTGAAGCATAATCATACCAATCAATCCCTTCATGATAACCATTTCGGTACGGCCTAGGTGCTCCAGGTAAATGGCCAGGTATTTTACTCACCTCCGCACCTTTTATCGGTTTTTCGAGAAACGACAAATGATCAATAAGTTGCTCTACATTCAAGTCCTCAAGTTGAATAGCATTCACTTCCTCATTAAAGACTTGCTGTGTTTGGCCATACCATTGAAAGTGAAGAAGATCATCTACAATCGTAGTAGTAGCTCCAATCCCAACTTCTACAAACTGAGTTGGTAAAAATAGCTTCTCATTTGTAATTTTCAAATGTATTTCATCTGACGCGATGTACTCTCCATTTTTTTCAAGGACAGGAACACCATCAACTAAATAAAAGTTATCTTCATTTATCTGTAACTCTAGGGTACGATGAATCTGATCATACTTATAATCACCATTCAATTTTTCCACTAAATCATCGACTAATATAAACTTCTGCTCTCCATTCAATTCATGAAGTACTATCGTTTTTTGTAAATCTGATTGTTCTGCCAAACTCTGGATTGATTCATCTTCTTTTATTTGACTTTGGCAACTAGAAATAAAAATTAACAATCCAATAAGTACCATTTTCTTTACTTTCATCTAATCATCCTTTTGTTGTTTAATAGCTCTTACTTTTATTAACAACTTTTAAGGAATCAATACATAAAGATTCAGAAAATACAAAAAGAATGACATCTAAGCTTAACTATGCTTAAACAGTCATTCTTCTTTTGAGACCCCTATTTAACAATGTGACCTGGATCAATAATGACGAAACCTTTTTCCCTTAGACCATTTACGATCTGTTGTATTGCCTCATTTGTCCATTTACGATCGTGCATTAATAAGTTTGCTCCATCAGAAAGCAAAGGTGTGTGAACCATTATATTAGCTAATTCATCCGCATCTTGATATTCTGGTTCCCAGTCGTATCCATATGTCCAATTCATTTTAATCATGTCTTCTTTTTCAATTATTTTATCAGAGTGTATAGTATTAACTCCAAACGGCGCTCTATAAAATCTAGGTCGTATGCCAATTACTTCTTCAATTAAATCGTTTAACTCTACAATTTCTTTTTCTTGTTCTTCTGCTGAAAGCTGTCCCATATTGGGGTGATTCATTGTGTGATTACCTATTTCAAATCCTAACTCATAAATACGTTCGAGCCGGTCTCTGCCTTCTTCTGTTTGGATAAAATGACCATTCACAAAAAAGATTGCCCCAGCATCGAGCTCCTTCAATTGTTCA
Proteins encoded:
- a CDS encoding M23 family metallopeptidase — its product is MKVKKMVLIGLLIFISSCQSQIKEDESIQSLAEQSDLQKTIVLHELNGEQKFILVDDLVEKLNGDYKYDQIHRTLELQINEDNFYLVDGVPVLEKNGEYIASDEIHLKITNEKLFLPTQFVEVGIGATTTIVDDLLHFQWYGQTQQVFNEEVNAIQLEDLNVEQLIDHLSFLEKPIKGAEVSKIPGHLPGAPRPYRNGYHEGIDWYDYASGGGISTDTPVYAMGEGVVVRADHNFVEYHSAEEREKDLSYAAEIGETPEYIFDKLRGRQVWVQYEGGVMNRFAHLHDIPADIQVGTKVNGATIIGYVGNSGTSDSVDQNYEAGLHLHQDLFIYGELFWTYLDEGEVIEVLEQIW
- a CDS encoding polysaccharide deacetylase family protein, coding for MKRKIGIILLFLLFGCQSEEVQLSEDDKFSQENSVVIEELNEPSKPFEEEVEEKKEKETENVVDSKEEYEIDPNSWRVVSKQESDKQIVLLTIDDAPEHYSVEMAEQLKELDAGAIFFVNGHFIQTEEGRDRLERIYELGFEIGNHTMNHPNMGQLSAEEQEKEIVELNDLIEEVIGIRPRFYRAPFGVNTIHSDKIIEKEDMIKMNWTYGYDWEPEYQDADELANIMVHTPLLSDGANLLMHDRKWTNEAIQQIVNGLREKGFVIIDPGHIVK